A genomic window from Elaeis guineensis isolate ETL-2024a chromosome 3, EG11, whole genome shotgun sequence includes:
- the LOC105041252 gene encoding protein SAR DEFICIENT 1 encodes MAAKRLLDDSDQDKDRSEDKRMRRLPSFSTVIREAMMAKSLQNLFMALEPLLRKVVQEEVERGLIHSTRLLHRPSPSQMHIEAAEPPRMKLIFQRQPSLPVFTGSKIEDEDNNPLQVLLVDNHDREIPLSSIPSPLKVEVVVLDGDFPSDDLEDWTSTGFQKSIVKERTGKRPLITGEINLTLRDGSASISDLTFTDNSSWIRCRHFRIGARVVPGSYNGPRIKEAMTVAFMVKDHRGELYRKHYPPSLNDEVWRLEKIGKDGAFHKKLQAENIKTVQDFLKHLVIDPDQLRKILGVNMSDRTWEGIISHARTCDVGKKIYFSRGPSFTLLLNSICEAVGIMTDGMMVPLNDLSRSQKTYVQQLVREAYQNGIELQEADGLPNPNVPLLQNESVHQGGMESLPWSTVIQESAAFEYQIGGFDEAGAPPNNLQIAFSSPAQNPAGLMPPIPWNHD; translated from the exons ATGGCAGCTAAAAGGCTTCTTGATGACTCCGATCAAGACAAGGATCGGTCGGAGGACAAACGGATGCGGCGCCTGCCTTCTTTCTCAAC GGTGATCAGAGAGGCCATGATGGCGAAGTCATTGCAAAACTTGTTTATGGCCTTGGAACCACTGCTTCGTAAAGTG GTGCAAGAGGAGGTGGAACGCGGACTAATTCATAGCACGCGTCTACTTCACAG GCCTTCGCCTTCACAAATGCACATTGAAGCAGCTGAGCCACCAAGAATGAAACTAATCTTCCAAAGACAACCATCACTCCCGGTCTTCACCGGAAGCAAGATTGAAGACGAGGATAATAACCCTCTCCAGGTCCTCCTCGTAGATAACCATGACAGAGAAATACCTCTGTCCTCGATACCATCACCTCTCAAAGTAGAGGTGGTGGTCCTTGATGGCGATTTTCCTTCTGATGATCTCGAAGACTGGACGAGCACCGGGTTCCAGAAGAGCATAGTAAAAGAAAGGACAGGAAAGAGGCCATTGATTACAGGAGAAATCAACCTCACACTAAGAGATGGAAGTGCTTCCATCTCGGATCTCACATTTACCGACAATTCGAGCTGGATAAGATGCAGGCACTTCAGGATAGGTGCAAGAGTTGTGCCAGGGAGCTATAATGGACCAAGAATCAAAGAAGCCATGACCGTAGCTTTCATGGTTAAAGATCACCGAGGGGAAC TGTACAGGAAGCATTATCCACCATCTCTCAACGACGAGGTATGGCGACTAGAGAAGATAGGAAAAGATGGGGCATTCCACAAGAAACTACAAGCTGAGAATATTAAGACGGTCCAGGACTTCTTGAAGCACTTGGTTATCGACCCTGATCAACTCCGCAAG ATATTGGGAGTTAATATGTCAGACCGGACATGGGAGGGAATAATTAGTCATGCCAGAACCTGCGACGTGGGTAAAAAGATTTACTTCAGCCGTGGGCCCAGTTTTACCCTTCTCTTGAACTCCATATGTGAAGCTGTTGGAATTATGACTGATGGCATGATGGTCCCGCTAAATGATCTCAGCAGATCTCAGAAA ACTTATGTACAGCAGCTGGTCAGAGAGGCATATCAAAACGGGATTGAGCTGCAAGAAGCTGATGGATTGCCCAATCCTAACGTTCCTCTACTTCAAA ATGAATCAGTGCATCAAGGTGGGATGGAATCATTGCCATGGAGTACTGTAATCCAAGAAAGTGCTGCATTCGAATATCAAATTGGGGGTTTTGACGAGGCTGGAGCTCCTCCAAACAATCTGCAAATTGCATTCAGTAGTCCTGCCCAAAATCCAGCAGGCTTGATGCCTCCAATTCCATGGAATCATGATTAA